A genomic region of Rhodohalobacter sp. 614A contains the following coding sequences:
- a CDS encoding TonB-dependent receptor → MKKIILTPHLFIIILVTFFNFFPDAAFAQNTSSASISGTVKDASSGESVPFAYIHLEEINRAITADRNGEFQFQNVPPGTYTLAVHRLGFRDWHREIEVGSETQSISISLQPASVMGEEITVTGDSESTAGSRLEHVSTKILGEELRRNLGTTLSETLQNKPGFSERSSGPAPGRPVIRGLGDERVLILQDGERTGDVSAQSADHAVTIDPMGAEEIEIARGPAALAYGANAIGGVINVVRNQIPTSVPNSITGSASLQGKTVNNEASGAFDASLPLGKFAMNLDVNARTGSDFSTPEGNVENSAILNTHNTAGVSYIGNRGYIGVSGSYFYSEYGIPPDPLGGHPSGVDIEMTKYQFDVRGERIFDHPFFRLAEARYSFVNYNHIELESNGSVGTEFGNLTAHASTKVHNKKWGIFSGGSIGLWGEWQDYAIFGARTPDSNQYSGAAYIIQQGDAGNLHYELGSRFEYVQAKPKEERVSSRIGEIRQRDFSALSTSASAIYGIRNRFFIGSTYIYSFRAPTLEELFSEGPHLAAYSFEIGNPDLDAERGIGLELFLRYRSNRFNAELAGYRNDFQNYLYARDTGDQSVSDPSLNNYQFVGEEAMFYGVEFSGDVQITNEVSVGVSLSYTVAERDVSEEEQAITGYNGDTRPLPMIPPLQGSIYMQYSKKNFTATTRYKLSDKQTRLGEFETETKGYNLLSATLQYRFSTGEILHTISLSGSNLLDTTYRDHLSRIKDVFPAPGRNISMLYRIYF, encoded by the coding sequence ATGAAAAAGATTATACTTACTCCCCACTTATTCATAATTATATTAGTAACATTTTTTAATTTTTTCCCTGATGCAGCATTCGCCCAAAATACTTCCTCAGCAAGTATTAGCGGAACGGTAAAAGATGCGAGCTCAGGCGAATCGGTCCCCTTTGCATACATTCACCTGGAAGAAATAAACCGTGCCATTACTGCGGACAGAAACGGCGAATTTCAATTTCAAAATGTACCGCCCGGAACCTATACATTAGCTGTTCACAGACTGGGTTTTCGTGATTGGCATCGTGAAATTGAAGTGGGTAGCGAAACTCAATCCATTAGCATATCCCTTCAGCCAGCCTCTGTTATGGGTGAGGAAATTACAGTAACGGGTGATTCGGAATCCACTGCAGGCTCCCGATTGGAACATGTATCCACTAAAATTCTGGGAGAGGAACTGCGGAGAAATCTGGGAACGACACTATCCGAAACTCTTCAAAATAAACCGGGATTCAGTGAACGGTCTTCCGGACCTGCTCCCGGTCGCCCCGTGATTCGAGGTCTTGGTGACGAACGAGTCCTGATATTACAGGATGGTGAACGAACCGGGGATGTATCGGCTCAATCTGCCGATCATGCTGTCACAATTGATCCCATGGGAGCAGAAGAGATTGAAATTGCGCGAGGCCCCGCAGCTTTAGCTTATGGAGCCAATGCTATTGGCGGAGTGATAAATGTTGTTCGTAATCAGATTCCCACGTCTGTTCCAAATTCAATCACGGGCTCTGCTTCACTCCAGGGGAAAACGGTTAATAATGAAGCTTCCGGTGCATTCGATGCCTCCCTTCCACTTGGTAAATTTGCGATGAATTTGGATGTCAATGCGCGAACAGGTTCCGATTTTTCGACACCGGAAGGTAATGTTGAGAACTCAGCTATCTTAAACACACATAATACTGCCGGTGTCAGTTATATCGGGAACAGAGGATACATCGGCGTATCCGGTTCCTATTTTTATTCGGAATATGGAATTCCTCCGGATCCGTTAGGCGGACACCCCAGCGGAGTGGATATTGAAATGACAAAATACCAGTTTGATGTTCGCGGAGAGCGAATCTTTGATCATCCCTTCTTCAGATTGGCAGAGGCCAGGTATTCGTTTGTCAACTATAACCATATTGAACTTGAATCCAACGGATCCGTAGGTACGGAATTTGGTAATCTTACGGCTCATGCCTCAACAAAAGTTCATAACAAAAAATGGGGAATTTTTAGTGGAGGCTCCATAGGTCTTTGGGGAGAATGGCAGGACTATGCCATTTTTGGAGCCAGAACCCCTGATTCAAACCAGTATAGTGGAGCAGCTTACATCATACAGCAAGGTGATGCCGGAAACCTGCATTATGAACTTGGTTCGCGCTTTGAATATGTACAAGCGAAGCCAAAAGAAGAACGGGTTTCTTCCCGGATCGGTGAAATAAGACAAAGAGATTTTTCTGCGCTATCTACTTCTGCCTCAGCAATTTATGGAATCAGAAATCGGTTTTTTATTGGCTCAACATATATATACTCGTTTCGCGCTCCAACATTGGAAGAACTTTTCTCAGAAGGCCCGCATCTCGCAGCTTACAGTTTTGAAATTGGAAATCCGGATCTGGATGCAGAACGTGGAATTGGGCTGGAATTATTTCTGAGATACAGATCAAACCGGTTTAATGCAGAACTGGCCGGCTATAGAAATGATTTCCAAAATTATCTTTATGCCCGTGATACCGGTGATCAAAGCGTTTCCGACCCTTCACTTAACAATTACCAATTTGTAGGAGAAGAGGCCATGTTTTACGGAGTTGAATTTTCCGGTGACGTACAGATTACAAATGAGGTGAGTGTTGGTGTATCCCTTTCATATACAGTAGCCGAAAGAGATGTAAGTGAAGAGGAACAGGCCATAACGGGTTATAATGGCGATACACGTCCCCTTCCCATGATTCCTCCGCTGCAAGGCTCCATCTATATGCAATATTCAAAGAAAAACTTCACGGCAACTACACGCTACAAACTTTCGGATAAGCAAACCAGGCTTGGAGAATTTGAAACGGAAACAAAGGGTTACAACCTGTTAAGTGCCACCCTTCAATATCGTTTCTCAACGGGAGAAATTCTGCATACCATTTCCTTGAGCGGCTCAAATTTATTGGATACTACGTACAGAGATCATCTTTCCCGAATCAAAGATGTATTTCCTGCTCCGGGCAGAAACATAAGTATGCTTTACCGAATCTATTTCTGA
- a CDS encoding dihydrolipoyl dehydrogenase family protein produces the protein MKYMYDSAVIGGGAAGLTAAGISANFGAKTIMIEKDRLGGDCTWTGCVPSKTLIKTASVLHLAKEAEKFGLKFDLRSVDTKEVMKHVDQVRREVYEDADKPEIFEEMGIDVEFGEASFVDDHTLKILLMTGEEKTITAKYFFICTGAKASVPPISGLENVNYLTNESLFEIDDLPSKLVIIGAGPIGTEMAQSFQRLGTDVHVLDMAPRILMNDDPDLTEMLMDQLKSEGVKYYMNVSVNQVEQNGKGVRIHYSSHKKTFSIEADAILLATGRSPNHHSLNLDAAGVKFGKKGISVNEKCRTNQRHIYAIGDVTGEYQFTHMSEHMAKVATSNALIKVPMKIDRKHVPWVTYTDPELGHIGATEKELKDRGESFEVYRFLFSKMDRAITDGNSTGLIKVYAKKWSGKILGASILGAHAGEMISQYALAMKNGVSLREFADTIHPYPSYGLGARRAADQWYIKNQSETLVKWIQRIFRYKGDIPDYSDPNRIV, from the coding sequence ATGAAATATATGTACGATTCTGCGGTAATTGGTGGAGGGGCGGCTGGTCTTACAGCGGCCGGAATTTCTGCGAATTTCGGAGCGAAAACGATTATGATAGAGAAAGACCGGCTTGGCGGAGATTGTACCTGGACCGGATGTGTGCCCAGTAAAACACTGATCAAAACAGCTTCAGTTTTACACTTGGCCAAAGAAGCTGAAAAGTTTGGATTGAAATTCGACCTGCGTAGTGTTGACACAAAAGAAGTGATGAAACATGTGGATCAGGTTCGCCGGGAGGTTTATGAAGATGCTGACAAGCCCGAGATTTTTGAAGAGATGGGGATTGATGTTGAATTTGGTGAAGCATCATTTGTGGATGATCATACCCTGAAAATTCTATTGATGACTGGAGAAGAGAAAACGATCACTGCAAAATACTTTTTTATTTGTACGGGAGCGAAAGCCTCCGTTCCACCCATTTCGGGCCTGGAAAATGTAAACTATCTGACGAATGAATCTCTATTTGAAATTGATGATCTGCCTTCAAAACTCGTCATTATTGGAGCCGGGCCGATTGGAACAGAGATGGCACAAAGTTTTCAACGTTTGGGAACGGACGTTCATGTTCTCGATATGGCTCCAAGAATTTTGATGAATGATGATCCCGACCTCACTGAAATGTTGATGGATCAACTCAAATCAGAAGGAGTAAAGTATTACATGAATGTTTCGGTGAATCAGGTTGAGCAGAACGGGAAAGGAGTAAGAATCCATTATTCATCTCATAAAAAGACATTTTCGATAGAGGCGGATGCCATCTTACTTGCAACAGGCAGATCTCCAAATCATCATTCTCTAAATCTCGATGCCGCCGGGGTTAAGTTTGGTAAAAAGGGGATTTCCGTTAACGAAAAATGCAGGACCAATCAGCGCCATATTTATGCTATTGGAGATGTAACCGGCGAATATCAATTCACACATATGAGTGAGCATATGGCGAAAGTGGCAACATCGAATGCACTTATAAAAGTGCCCATGAAAATCGATCGAAAACATGTGCCGTGGGTAACCTATACAGATCCTGAATTGGGCCACATCGGGGCTACGGAAAAAGAATTAAAGGACAGGGGAGAAAGCTTTGAAGTCTACCGATTTCTTTTCAGTAAAATGGACCGGGCAATTACCGATGGAAATTCAACCGGCCTGATTAAAGTTTATGCAAAGAAATGGAGTGGTAAAATTCTCGGAGCTTCCATTCTTGGCGCTCATGCCGGAGAAATGATTTCACAATATGCATTAGCCATGAAAAATGGTGTTTCACTTCGTGAGTTTGCCGATACCATACACCCTTATCCAAGTTATGGTCTTGGTGCTCGACGGGCGGCCGACCAGTGGTATATCAAAAATCAATCGGAAACACTTGTTAAATGGATTCAGAGAATTTTCCGGTATAAAGGAGATATTCCGGATTACAGTGATCCGAATCGCATCGTATAA
- a CDS encoding ribonuclease H-like domain-containing protein, with product MFFVFDVETVPDFPFIRTVVNEPDLEEDDLLIFASEELARNSSGFLPPMYHRMISWVGLWVENSGKPVQKVSWNGDDEADGLNKLFDTLLTYKDFGLIHHNGRGFDLPLITYRAMKHNIQMPLRLSHYDIRYRFSKVNIDLMDEFSNYGASSYPKLKHLGQLIGVPFKQTAEGNEVLQMYRDGKLEEIEHYCYEDVMATYVVWLRMKFTTGEISKEVFENLNERAVGKLKEIQAQNDTKESSDE from the coding sequence ATGTTTTTTGTATTTGATGTTGAAACCGTCCCCGATTTTCCATTTATCAGAACTGTTGTCAACGAACCCGATCTCGAAGAAGATGATCTCCTGATTTTTGCGAGTGAGGAACTGGCCAGAAACTCATCCGGTTTTTTGCCGCCCATGTACCATCGAATGATCTCATGGGTTGGGCTTTGGGTTGAAAATAGCGGAAAGCCGGTTCAAAAAGTTAGCTGGAATGGCGATGATGAAGCTGACGGATTAAACAAATTATTTGATACGCTTCTCACCTATAAAGATTTTGGATTGATTCACCACAATGGCCGGGGATTTGATTTGCCGCTGATCACTTATCGCGCCATGAAACATAATATTCAGATGCCGCTACGGCTCAGCCACTACGATATTCGCTACCGATTCAGCAAAGTAAACATCGATTTGATGGATGAATTCAGTAATTACGGTGCCAGCTCTTATCCCAAATTAAAGCATCTTGGCCAACTGATCGGCGTTCCATTCAAACAAACCGCGGAGGGAAATGAAGTGCTCCAAATGTACCGCGATGGAAAACTGGAAGAGATTGAACATTACTGTTACGAAGATGTGATGGCAACGTATGTTGTTTGGTTACGAATGAAATTCACAACGGGCGAAATCTCCAAAGAAGTGTTCGAAAACCTGAATGAAAGAGCCGTTGGTAAACTCAAAGAAATTCAGGCACAAAATGATACAAAAGAGTCATCGGATGAGTAA
- a CDS encoding GlsB/YeaQ/YmgE family stress response membrane protein, which produces MGLIEFLILLLIAGICGSIGQAIAGFTRGGCLVSIVVGFIGALLGSWLSVQLGLPEFFNIQVGTSNFPIIWSIIGSIIFVAIVGLITGRRARI; this is translated from the coding sequence ATGGGACTGATTGAATTTTTAATTTTGCTTTTAATTGCCGGAATATGCGGATCTATCGGACAGGCCATTGCCGGATTTACCCGAGGCGGATGTCTTGTCTCGATTGTTGTGGGCTTTATTGGCGCTCTACTCGGTTCATGGCTCAGCGTTCAATTGGGGCTTCCCGAGTTCTTTAACATCCAGGTGGGAACCAGTAATTTTCCGATTATCTGGTCCATTATCGGTTCAATTATATTTGTTGCGATTGTTGGGTTGATAACAGGCCGAAGAGCCAGAATTTAA
- the ggt gene encoding gamma-glutamyltransferase produces MAYNKLRTFKTPILASFLLVTFVFSACKTQSQKTGIAYQIPEPPEISSGYTEKPGWETEEFAVASANPLSTDAGYQIIQAGGNAVDAAVAVQLVLTLVEPQSSGIGGGAFFLMWDGEEIHAFNGRETAPSGATPELFLDENGETLPFGDAVRSGKSVGVPGTLALMKKIHDEFGELAWEDVLAPAITLAEQGFNITPRLHAILADDESLRNDELAGKFYFDSDGNAHPEGYLLKNPALAQILRNVADEGISAFYEGDVAQDIAQRVQSHERPGSMTAEDLANYPALDLETEEMCNNWKTYEICGFPPPASGHLAIMQILGIMEHLENPEVSFQDSIPSPEWLHQYLEAAKLAFADRNQYVADERFVEAPDGNWQSMLNPEYLTTRAELIQSNATMEKAEPGVPGEMQSMYGIQKTQPEFGTSHISIVDRDGNAVAMTTTIESGFGSRIMSDGGTGLPGGFMLNNELTDFSLNPVDEDGNLIANRVEAGKRPRSSMAPTLVFDGESGEFLAAVGSPGGTSIIHYTAKSIVGMYDWNLNAQEAVDLPNFGNYNGPSVLEEDRFPAELIEALEAMGHQIVVRPMTSGLHAIQKTETGYFGGADPRREGVVMGE; encoded by the coding sequence ATGGCTTACAATAAACTAAGGACTTTTAAAACACCTATTCTTGCATCTTTTCTGCTGGTCACCTTTGTTTTTTCTGCATGTAAAACGCAGAGCCAAAAAACGGGAATAGCCTATCAAATCCCGGAACCTCCTGAAATCTCCTCAGGATACACCGAAAAACCGGGATGGGAAACTGAAGAATTTGCCGTTGCCTCAGCAAATCCGTTATCAACCGATGCCGGCTATCAAATTATACAGGCGGGTGGAAATGCAGTGGATGCGGCTGTAGCCGTTCAGCTTGTTCTCACGTTGGTAGAACCTCAATCCAGTGGAATTGGTGGCGGAGCCTTTTTCCTGATGTGGGACGGTGAGGAAATCCATGCGTTTAATGGCAGAGAAACGGCTCCATCCGGTGCTACTCCCGAACTTTTTTTGGATGAAAATGGTGAAACTCTTCCTTTTGGAGATGCTGTAAGGAGTGGAAAGTCGGTCGGGGTTCCCGGTACTTTAGCTTTGATGAAAAAGATTCATGATGAATTTGGAGAATTAGCCTGGGAAGATGTATTGGCACCTGCTATAACATTAGCTGAACAGGGCTTCAATATAACTCCGCGTCTTCATGCAATTCTTGCTGATGACGAATCGCTGCGAAATGATGAACTTGCTGGAAAATTTTATTTCGATTCAGATGGAAATGCTCACCCGGAAGGATATTTACTAAAGAACCCGGCATTAGCTCAAATTCTGCGAAATGTAGCTGATGAGGGCATAAGTGCTTTTTATGAAGGAGATGTTGCGCAAGATATTGCTCAGAGAGTCCAGAGCCACGAGCGGCCCGGTTCCATGACTGCTGAAGATTTGGCCAATTATCCTGCGCTGGACCTGGAAACGGAAGAGATGTGCAACAACTGGAAAACATACGAGATTTGTGGGTTTCCTCCGCCGGCTTCAGGGCATTTGGCCATCATGCAAATCCTTGGCATTATGGAACATCTGGAGAATCCTGAAGTTTCATTTCAAGATTCAATACCATCGCCTGAATGGCTTCACCAGTATCTGGAAGCGGCCAAACTGGCGTTTGCGGATCGAAATCAATATGTGGCGGACGAACGATTTGTAGAAGCGCCCGACGGAAACTGGCAGTCGATGTTAAATCCTGAATATTTGACAACACGTGCAGAATTGATTCAGAGCAATGCAACGATGGAGAAAGCTGAACCCGGTGTGCCGGGGGAAATGCAAAGCATGTACGGAATCCAAAAAACGCAACCGGAATTTGGAACCAGTCATATCAGTATTGTAGATCGTGATGGAAATGCGGTAGCTATGACCACAACCATTGAAAGTGGATTTGGAAGCCGGATTATGAGTGATGGCGGAACAGGACTCCCCGGAGGATTTATGTTAAACAATGAATTGACTGATTTCTCTCTGAATCCAGTGGATGAGGATGGTAATTTGATCGCAAACAGGGTAGAAGCTGGAAAACGTCCACGATCCAGTATGGCGCCAACCTTGGTATTTGATGGTGAAAGTGGAGAATTCCTGGCGGCAGTCGGTTCACCCGGTGGCACGTCCATTATTCATTACACAGCAAAATCTATTGTGGGAATGTATGACTGGAATTTGAATGCACAAGAAGCCGTTGATCTCCCGAATTTTGGAAATTATAACGGCCCTTCAGTACTGGAAGAAGACAGATTTCCCGCAGAACTTATTGAAGCGCTGGAAGCAATGGGACATCAAATTGTAGTTCGCCCCATGACAAGCGGACTTCATGCCATTCAAAAAACTGAAACCGGATATTTCGGGGGTGCCGATCCCAGAAGAGAAGGTGTTGTGATGGGAGAATAG
- a CDS encoding elongation factor G, with the protein MKVYEPKNIRNVALLGHSGSGKTTLAETMIFESGTSRKRGNIQSKNTLSDYHSIEKEKEKSIYGSLLHLDWRGTKINLMDTPGSNDFWGQVSESLHVADTAVFVLNSESGVEVGTDAFWKAAERRSLPSLFVVNKLDSDKSNFQNAVDMAKEHFGRGVVVVQYPYSEGDDFHAIIDVLKMTMYEFPEDGGRPDKLPIPESQRAQAELLHNELVEAVAENDETLLDLYFEHGELDEYQMRDGLQMSLLNRDIFPLFCSCASKNMGTGRILGFLGNVAPSPLESKTELSNGETYELSEDSQPSAFVFRSSSETHVGDLTYLKVTGGTISQGMDLVNKRTGNSLRIGSLYINQGHDRTEVDEVHTGDLAVAVKLKDLQTSDTLAPKDSDIQFAPVNYPDTTIRNAIKLKIEGDEDKLGNALSQIQKEDPSLYVEHSQELQQTILHGLGEEHLNVILHQLKDNYNLDVEYIKPKIPYRETITKKVDAHYKHKKQSGGAGQFAEVYISIEPWYEGMPERTDIKVRDVQEIELEWGGKLVFQNCIVGGVIDNRFMPAILKGIMEKMANGPMSGCRARDIRVSVYDGTMHSVDSNEAAFKTAGLMAFKDGFMQASPQLLEPLYEIEVTLPADYMGDVMSDLSSRRGQIQGMDAEGSIQKIKAIVPLQELDQYTTRLKSMTQGSATYSRKFHSYGQVPHEIQKRVIEETLEAEMT; encoded by the coding sequence ATGAAAGTATATGAGCCAAAAAATATAAGAAATGTCGCTCTCCTCGGGCATTCAGGATCAGGGAAAACAACACTTGCCGAAACGATGATTTTTGAATCTGGTACATCCCGAAAAAGAGGGAACATTCAAAGTAAAAATACACTCTCCGACTACCACAGCATTGAAAAAGAGAAAGAAAAATCAATATACGGATCACTCCTTCATCTCGATTGGCGAGGTACGAAAATCAATTTAATGGATACTCCGGGGTCCAACGATTTCTGGGGACAAGTTTCTGAATCTCTTCACGTAGCCGATACGGCCGTTTTTGTACTGAATTCTGAATCTGGTGTAGAAGTTGGAACAGATGCGTTCTGGAAAGCGGCGGAAAGGCGATCGCTTCCATCACTATTTGTTGTAAATAAACTGGATAGCGATAAATCAAATTTCCAAAATGCAGTGGATATGGCAAAAGAGCATTTTGGGCGCGGTGTTGTAGTTGTACAATATCCGTATAGTGAGGGAGATGATTTTCACGCGATTATTGACGTCTTAAAAATGACGATGTATGAATTTCCCGAAGATGGTGGGCGACCCGATAAATTACCGATCCCGGAATCACAGCGGGCACAAGCTGAATTGCTTCATAATGAGTTGGTAGAGGCTGTTGCTGAAAATGACGAAACCCTGTTGGATCTCTATTTTGAACACGGCGAACTGGATGAATACCAGATGCGTGACGGACTTCAGATGAGTCTTTTAAACCGTGATATTTTTCCTTTGTTCTGTTCGTGTGCTTCAAAAAATATGGGAACTGGACGAATTCTCGGATTTTTGGGAAATGTGGCGCCATCACCGTTGGAATCCAAAACAGAACTCAGTAATGGAGAGACTTATGAGCTTTCCGAGGATTCTCAACCTTCGGCCTTTGTATTTCGATCATCTTCAGAAACGCATGTTGGCGATCTTACTTATTTGAAAGTTACAGGAGGCACAATTTCTCAGGGAATGGATTTGGTAAACAAACGAACAGGCAATAGCCTTCGGATTGGCTCGCTCTATATCAACCAGGGACATGACCGAACGGAAGTGGATGAAGTTCATACAGGCGATTTGGCAGTTGCCGTTAAACTCAAAGATCTCCAGACCAGTGATACTCTTGCACCCAAAGACAGCGATATTCAATTTGCTCCTGTCAATTATCCTGACACAACCATCAGAAATGCCATTAAGTTGAAAATTGAAGGAGATGAAGACAAGCTTGGGAATGCATTAAGCCAGATTCAAAAAGAAGATCCTTCGCTATATGTGGAGCATAGCCAGGAGTTGCAGCAAACTATTTTACATGGTTTAGGGGAAGAGCATTTAAATGTAATTCTTCATCAGCTGAAGGATAATTATAATCTTGATGTTGAATATATCAAGCCGAAAATTCCTTACCGCGAAACCATCACTAAAAAAGTGGACGCTCATTACAAGCATAAAAAACAAAGTGGTGGGGCAGGTCAATTTGCAGAAGTTTACATTTCTATTGAACCCTGGTATGAAGGAATGCCTGAACGAACGGACATTAAGGTTCGTGATGTACAAGAGATTGAGCTGGAATGGGGTGGTAAATTGGTATTCCAAAACTGCATTGTTGGCGGTGTGATAGATAACCGGTTTATGCCGGCAATTCTGAAAGGGATTATGGAAAAAATGGCAAATGGCCCAATGAGCGGTTGCCGTGCGCGTGATATTCGTGTGTCCGTTTATGATGGTACGATGCACTCTGTTGACTCTAATGAAGCTGCCTTTAAAACGGCTGGACTCATGGCTTTTAAAGATGGTTTTATGCAGGCTTCTCCGCAACTTCTGGAACCACTATATGAAATTGAAGTGACTCTGCCCGCCGATTATATGGGGGATGTGATGAGTGACTTAAGCTCCAGGAGAGGGCAGATCCAGGGAATGGATGCGGAAGGTTCCATCCAGAAAATTAAAGCGATTGTACCTTTGCAGGAATTGGATCAATACACAACACGATTGAAATCCATGACGCAGGGAAGTGCAACTTACTCAAGAAAATTCCATAGTTATGGACAAGTTCCGCACGAAATCCAGAAACGGGTGATTGAAGAAACGTTAGAAGCAGAAATGACCTGA
- a CDS encoding asparaginase, which yields MKKILLLQTGGTIAMHFDENGNELDPDKWTDVLYKEMPELSKIAEIKIQNVFFEDSSDINKYHWNKLSEQIDKQFDEFDGFVILHGTDTMAYTASALSFALQNISKPVILTGSQVPMSNIRSDARRNLINAIELATYDIHEVAICFNDHLYRGNRSTKMSIGDFDAFASPNYPPLAEVGIHIELSADLLESHSLERKCYSDFDDAVQVIKIYPNLNPAFLEFFDLDQTKAVILEAFGSGNIPSKGEYNLLPFVEKCIHQNCHVMITSQAAYDSVDLTHYASGKALKKLGALSAGEMTMEATLTKTMNLLARNLSDSEFIDTFQQSIAGERS from the coding sequence ATGAAAAAAATTCTTCTGCTTCAAACCGGCGGTACTATCGCCATGCATTTCGATGAAAATGGCAATGAACTCGACCCAGATAAGTGGACAGACGTTCTTTATAAAGAGATGCCCGAACTTTCGAAAATTGCTGAAATCAAGATTCAGAATGTATTTTTTGAGGACAGTTCCGACATCAATAAATACCATTGGAATAAACTGAGCGAACAGATTGACAAGCAGTTTGATGAGTTCGATGGTTTTGTCATTCTCCACGGAACGGATACCATGGCGTACACCGCTTCTGCCCTTTCATTTGCGCTGCAGAATATTTCAAAACCGGTAATTTTGACCGGAAGCCAGGTGCCCATGAGCAACATTCGAAGTGATGCCCGCAGAAATCTTATTAATGCCATTGAGCTTGCCACTTATGATATTCACGAAGTTGCGATCTGTTTTAACGATCATCTGTATCGGGGAAATCGTTCAACCAAAATGAGCATTGGCGATTTTGATGCCTTTGCCTCGCCCAATTATCCTCCGCTGGCAGAAGTAGGAATCCATATAGAGTTATCAGCCGATCTTCTTGAAAGTCATTCTTTGGAAAGAAAATGTTACTCAGATTTTGATGATGCCGTTCAGGTGATTAAAATATATCCAAATCTAAACCCGGCTTTTTTAGAGTTTTTTGATCTCGATCAAACCAAAGCAGTCATTCTCGAAGCTTTTGGCAGTGGTAATATTCCAAGTAAAGGAGAGTATAATTTGCTTCCATTCGTAGAAAAATGCATTCATCAAAACTGTCACGTAATGATAACGTCTCAAGCCGCCTACGATTCTGTGGATTTAACCCACTATGCAAGCGGAAAAGCACTTAAAAAATTAGGAGCCCTCAGTGCGGGAGAAATGACCATGGAGGCAACGTTAACGAAAACAATGAACCTTTTGGCGCGAAATCTTTCTGATTCCGAATTTATTGATACATTCCAACAATCAATTGCCGGCGAGAGAAGTTAA
- the bshB1 gene encoding bacillithiol biosynthesis deacetylase BshB1: MNIDVLAFGAHPDDTELSCSGTLASLIQSGKKVAVVDLTRGEMGSRGTPEIRKKEAQKASEIIGLHARENLGLPDTELVNNRDHQKAIIEKIRYYKPHICFIPTPHDRHPDHENAAALLIDAIFYSGLIKIKTKGPDGKIQEPFRPSHVLHFMQHDHFDPDFVFDITETLEIKEKAIMAFSSQFNVSDPGDEPATYISDPDFLKSLRAKSEYFGHMAGYKYGEGFLYARKPFPLKNLDFLLNTSPKR; the protein is encoded by the coding sequence ATGAATATTGATGTACTTGCTTTTGGAGCCCACCCCGATGACACTGAATTAAGTTGTTCTGGCACCCTTGCTTCTCTGATTCAATCAGGAAAAAAGGTAGCTGTTGTTGATTTGACCCGTGGTGAAATGGGCTCTCGCGGCACACCAGAAATACGAAAGAAAGAAGCTCAAAAAGCATCTGAGATTATTGGATTACATGCACGTGAAAATCTTGGATTGCCGGATACGGAGTTGGTTAACAATCGCGATCATCAAAAAGCAATTATTGAAAAAATACGGTATTACAAACCTCATATTTGTTTCATTCCAACTCCTCATGATCGTCATCCCGATCACGAAAATGCAGCTGCATTACTGATTGACGCCATTTTCTACAGTGGTTTGATAAAAATTAAAACAAAGGGGCCCGACGGCAAAATCCAGGAACCGTTCCGGCCATCGCATGTACTTCATTTTATGCAGCATGACCATTTTGATCCCGATTTTGTTTTTGATATCACCGAGACTTTAGAAATCAAAGAGAAAGCAATTATGGCATTCTCTTCTCAGTTTAATGTATCTGATCCCGGAGATGAACCTGCAACCTACATTTCCGACCCCGATTTTTTGAAATCTCTGCGGGCAAAATCAGAATATTTCGGGCACATGGCGGGCTATAAATATGGAGAAGGATTTCTCTATGCACGGAAACCCTTCCCCCTTAAAAATTTGGACTTTTTGCTGAATACTTCACCAAAAAGATAG